A window from Crocosphaera sp. UHCC 0190 encodes these proteins:
- a CDS encoding cysteine desulfurase family protein, which yields MQIYLDYSATTPPRSEVITQVNEILTQQWGNPSSLHLWGQRAAMVMETARVQVAHLINAADPESIIFTSGGTEADNLAIFGIARRYTTPQHIIISTVEHPAIAEPVRRLEQEGWQITRLPVNRQGRINPLDLSAGIQPNTVLVSIIYGQSEVGTVQPIEELVKIAHYHGILFHTDAVQGAGRLSVDVQRLNVDLLSLSAHKIYGVQGAGALYVRPGIKLTPLFGGGGQEGKLRSGTQAVPIIAGFGVAAELAAEERERETPRLIGLRDRLFDLMADCPYLVPTGDRLYRLPHHVSFAIAAPCDYLHPENITGKTIVRQLNLAGIAISSGSACHSGKLSPSPVLLAMGYSETEALGGIRLTLGRHTTEADIDWTAMVLKQVLNRLIPELVTVSGCK from the coding sequence ATGCAAATCTATCTTGACTATAGTGCCACCACGCCCCCTCGCTCAGAGGTCATTACTCAAGTCAATGAAATCCTGACACAGCAATGGGGCAACCCCTCCAGTTTACATCTGTGGGGGCAACGGGCAGCTATGGTCATGGAAACCGCTAGAGTTCAAGTTGCTCACCTCATCAATGCGGCTGATCCTGAATCCATTATCTTTACATCAGGGGGAACAGAAGCCGATAATTTGGCTATTTTTGGCATTGCTAGACGTTACACCACGCCGCAACATATTATCATCTCGACGGTTGAACATCCTGCCATTGCTGAACCGGTGAGACGGTTAGAACAAGAAGGATGGCAAATTACCCGTTTACCTGTTAACCGTCAAGGTAGAATTAATCCCCTCGACTTAAGCGCAGGGATTCAACCTAATACTGTCTTAGTATCCATTATCTACGGACAAAGTGAGGTGGGAACGGTTCAACCCATCGAAGAATTGGTAAAAATTGCTCATTATCACGGTATTCTCTTTCATACTGATGCTGTTCAAGGGGCAGGGAGATTATCGGTCGATGTACAACGACTCAATGTTGATTTATTGTCCTTGTCTGCCCACAAAATTTATGGGGTGCAAGGGGCCGGGGCTTTATATGTGCGTCCAGGCATTAAACTTACCCCCTTATTCGGTGGGGGGGGACAAGAAGGCAAATTGCGCTCAGGCACTCAAGCAGTTCCTATTATTGCAGGGTTTGGGGTGGCTGCTGAATTGGCCGCAGAGGAAAGGGAAAGAGAAACCCCTCGGTTAATCGGACTACGCGATCGCCTGTTTGATTTGATGGCTGATTGTCCTTATTTAGTTCCTACAGGGGATAGATTATATCGTCTGCCTCATCATGTTAGTTTTGCGATCGCCGCGCCTTGCGATTATCTTCATCCAGAAAATATTACAGGTAAAACGATAGTGCGTCAGTTAAATTTAGCTGGCATTGCCATTAGTTCTGGATCTGCTTGTCATAGTGGTAAATTAAGCCCCAGTCCCGTTTTATTAGCCATGGGTTACTCGGAAACAGAAGCGTTAGGCGGCATTCGTTTAACTTTGGGACGGCACACCACCGAAGCTGATATTGATTGGACAGCCATGGTGCTTAAACAAGTTCTCAACCGCTTAATTCCTGAATTAGTCACTGTCTCAGGCTGCAAGTAA